The genome window TGAGGGGAACCGAGTAGTGCGGGCTGCGGCCATCGCTGTCGCGGAAAACCCTGCTCAGGCCTATAATCCGCTCTTTATTTGGGGTGGCTCGGGGCTGGGGAAGACCCACATTCTTCACGCCATTGGGCATCGAGCCCTTGAGCTGCGGCCCAATCTGCGTGTCCGGTATGTGTCGATCGAGGAATACACGAATGAGTGGATCAACTCGATCCGCAACAACCGAGGTGAGGACTTCAAACGGAAGTACCGGAGCTTCGACATCCTGCTGGTGGACGATATTCAGTTCCTGGCTGGGAAACCCGAGACTCAGATCGAGTTCTTCCACAACTTCAATGCCCTCCATGGGGCACAAAAGCAGATCGTGCTGTGCTCGGACCGGTCGCCCAAGGAGCTGACGGAGCTAGAACCTCGGCTCCGGACCCGCTTTCAGTGGGGGTTCACGCAGGACATTCAGAAGCCTGACCTAGAAACGCGCATTGCCATCCTGCGGCTCAAAGCGGAGCGGGAAAACGCGCAGGTCCCCAGCGAAGTGTTGTCATTTATCGCGGAACAGAAGGCCGAATCGGTGCGTGAACTCGAGGGCGCGCTGAATAAAGTGCTCATTGTTTCATCGATCCAGCACACACCCGTCACCCTCGAGATGGCTCGCGATCAGCTTCAAGACCTGGTCGCCCCTGAGGTGGTGGAGATTACGGCGCCGACGATCATGTCCGTGACCGCGGAATACTTTAACTTGACGACGGCTGACCTGACCGGTCCTGGTAAAGCGCGGCCCATTGCCCACGCGCGGCAGGTCGCGATGTACTTGTGCAGGGAGTTGACGGACCTTTCGCTGCCCAAGGTGGGCAACAAGTTCGGCGGACGTGACCACACCACTGCGATGTATGCCGAGCGCAAGATTCGGAAAGAAATGAGCGAGAAGCGCTCGACGAATGAGGCCATCCAAGAAATCACCGCGCGCATCAAAGATCAGGCTCGGTAGCTTCCTGGTGTTTTAGGCCTGTTGTGGATAACTTGGCACGCTGACCTGCGCGTTTGTCGAAATTTCGTCTTATCCACAATGTTATCCACACCTGTGTAATTACAACTTTGTTATTTCATGATTTCGGTCACAACTCACTTTGTAACACTATTGCTAAAATAAGGTCGGTGGCCACAAATTTTTGGCACATGCTCCTGTGGATAACTGCCCCAAAACGGTGGATATAACAGGGGATAACTAACCCGCGATTGTGAATAAAATGATCCCCACCCCGGTTCTCCACAGACCACCCCAATTTATCCACAGCATTATCCCCAGTTTATCCACAACCCAACATCGACAATGACAAGCGACAATCCCGGTTATCCACTGTTTCCACACCCCCTATTGCTACTACCGCTTTTTCTTTCAGCGAAATGAGTTAAAGAAATAGGGCCCGGCCTTGTGTGGGGATAACCCAGATCAAAGCAGAGTTGCAGCCCTAAGCTGAGAGTACTTAACAGCAGATGCGCTAGTGACATGAAGAATCAATTGCGGGCTGAAATAACAAAAAGTGACTCGGGTTTGTCACCAGGAGTAGGTAACATCCAAACGTGCATCACTCCACGATGACGACAACGATCACAACCACGACTGACTCAATGAACACGGAGTAACAATGGAAGCCAATGGTGTTTCTTTTCGGGTAGCGAAAGATGACTTATCCGCAGCCCTCAGCTGGGTAGCGCGTAGTTTAGCGAGCAAACCAACTCAGCCGATTCTTCGCGGTGTCATGATGACCGCCGACGACGAGGGCTTGCTCCTTGCCGGATTCGACTACGAAGTCTCCACTCGCGTGCGAATTTCAGCCGAGGTTCTTGAACCCGGGCAGGTCCTCGTCGCCGGTAAATTAGCTAATGACATTATTGGGTCACTTCCACACAAAGATGTCGCTATCTCCGTCGACGGCACCAAAGTTCATGTGACATGCGGGCAATCGAACTTCGAATTACCTGCCATGACCATTGAGGATTATCCGGAACTCCCGTCATTACCGGAGGAGACCGGGCATATTGATCCGCATGTTTTCACTGCTGCCATTGGTCAGGTTGCGTCGGCAGCGGGCAAAGATGACTCCATGCCTATGCTCACGGGCATAAAAATGGAGGTCAAAGGGGATAACGTCGTCCTCGCCGCGACTGACCGATTCCGTTTAGCCGTTCGTGAATTTACGTGGGAACCGTCGTCACCCGACGTCGACGCGGAGATCCTTATCCCGGCACGTACCTTGGCCGATTCTGCCCGTACCCTCGATACTCGCCTGAACGATCCCATCCAACTAGCGATGGGCGCTGCCCAGGACGTCGGCAAAGATGGACTTTTGGGCATTGTGTCGGAGAATCGGCAAACAACAACACGGCTGATCGACGCCGACTTCCCCAAGTTCCGGCCGTTGTTACCGAAGAGCCACTCATCCATGGCCATCGTGGAAATCGCGCCATTATTGGACGCTATCCGACGCGTCAGCCTGGTCGCTGAACGAAATGCCCAGGTCAAACTTGAGTTTTCGGAGGACCAGCTTGTTCTATCAGCCGGGGGTTCTGAGGCAGGAACCGCGGAGGAGACCCTGCCCGCTCAATTTGCCGGCGAGCCACTTCTCATCGCGTTCAACGCGAATTATCTGAAAGAGGGCTTGGCCTCGATCGATACCAAGAATGTGGTGTTTGGGTTTACTCAGCCTTCCCGCCCGGCGATCTTGATCCCCGAGCCAGAAACCATGCCTGAGCAGGATAGTGATGGCCAATTCCCAACGCCATCGACATACTTCACCTACCTCCTGATGCCAGTCCGGCTACCAGGCTAAAGGCACATTTTCTGTTCGACGCTGTTCCCATCCCACGAGGCATCCCACCTGTGTATATTCGTGCGCTGCAATTACGTAATTTCCGGTCGTGGCCAGAGCTGGATCTTCACCTCGGCCCGGGAATTACTGTGTTTTCAGGGCCGAATGGTCATGGAAAAACCAACGTGGTGGAAGCACTTGACTA of Corynebacterium kroppenstedtii DSM 44385 contains these proteins:
- the dnaN gene encoding DNA polymerase III subunit beta translates to MEANGVSFRVAKDDLSAALSWVARSLASKPTQPILRGVMMTADDEGLLLAGFDYEVSTRVRISAEVLEPGQVLVAGKLANDIIGSLPHKDVAISVDGTKVHVTCGQSNFELPAMTIEDYPELPSLPEETGHIDPHVFTAAIGQVASAAGKDDSMPMLTGIKMEVKGDNVVLAATDRFRLAVREFTWEPSSPDVDAEILIPARTLADSARTLDTRLNDPIQLAMGAAQDVGKDGLLGIVSENRQTTTRLIDADFPKFRPLLPKSHSSMAIVEIAPLLDAIRRVSLVAERNAQVKLEFSEDQLVLSAGGSEAGTAEETLPAQFAGEPLLIAFNANYLKEGLASIDTKNVVFGFTQPSRPAILIPEPETMPEQDSDGQFPTPSTYFTYLLMPVRLPG
- the dnaA gene encoding chromosomal replication initiator protein DnaA, whose amino-acid sequence is MDLGGSPHQFGQASEDFFNTWNNVVAQLMAMNPREDIPGQAPGTRITPQDKAWLKQAAPVGLIGGVAVISTPNRTAKSVFERKLGDIISAELTAAIGEPIKLAISINSAATETDDSSAEPPRTEPPRAETPPTQPRTTQSRPTETRSAESYHDFSQLNTGPKTGTPSENVAQQNTQPSHEMPRPTSYEDDPYVLQYPDSSPQGERPSTYPDATPTEPAYSNSGDAHVGNSYDTPAETAPQPWNEGYINNARPQRRQEQKPDSERSWLNENYTFDNLVAGEGNRVVRAAAIAVAENPAQAYNPLFIWGGSGLGKTHILHAIGHRALELRPNLRVRYVSIEEYTNEWINSIRNNRGEDFKRKYRSFDILLVDDIQFLAGKPETQIEFFHNFNALHGAQKQIVLCSDRSPKELTELEPRLRTRFQWGFTQDIQKPDLETRIAILRLKAERENAQVPSEVLSFIAEQKAESVRELEGALNKVLIVSSIQHTPVTLEMARDQLQDLVAPEVVEITAPTIMSVTAEYFNLTTADLTGPGKARPIAHARQVAMYLCRELTDLSLPKVGNKFGGRDHTTAMYAERKIRKEMSEKRSTNEAIQEITARIKDQAR